The Verrucomicrobiia bacterium sequence TTGTCCTGAAGCGATTGGGTGATGAGATCGATGTTATCCATGATGCCGTTGGCGAGCAGTTCGTTGAACTGATCGGACGTTTCGGTCTCGAGTTTCTGCTTTTTGGCGAACTCGCTGAAGAGCGCTTTCATGCCCATCTTTTGCTGGGACTGCATCATCTTGCGGGTGGCGGGATCGGATGTGATCTTGTTGATCGCACTTTTCTTGCCGATGGTTTCGTTATCGCGGCGCAAGACACCGACTTCGCCGCGCAAACGCAGGACTTCGTTGTTGGTCTGCCCCTTTTTCGCTTCAGCGAGCTCGGTAAGAAGAGCGTTCTGGCGTTTCGTGGCAGTGTCGCGTTCGCGTTGCAAGACGGCGAGCTGTTCCTGCATCGTAACCTGGTGCTCATGCAGGGCGGTATTCTGATTCCGCAAGTCGGTCACTTGCCGGTGCTCGTAGATGAGGGCACCGATGGTGGCGGTGAGGGCGGTGGTGACGGCGAGTTTTTGAAAGGTGGTCATGGCGATGGTCTGGGTGACGGTGGTCGTGACAGTGGTGGCGGCGGTAGCAGTCGCCGTGCTGCTCAAGGCAGAGGCGGAAATGGTGAGAACAAGCCCGGCAGGTGCGGCTTGAACGGCGTTTGCAGTGATGAGCAACACGAGGCCGCTGGCACCGATCTTCACGCCGCGTTGAGCAAAGGAATCACGCAGGCGATCCACGGCGCGGCTGACGCGTTTCTGGGCGGCTTCATCACTGATGCCAAGGGTTTGGGCCATCTCCTTGGCGGATTTGCGCTCGAAATAACGGAGCATCACGGCGTCGCGATCCGGTTCGCTGAGATCACCGAGGGCGGCGTCGAGGTGCGGGGCGATGTCTTCCCAAGAGGCATCGTTTTCAGCGGACAACAATTCTTTCATGGCGGATGCCTCCTGTTCGCGAGCGCGACGACGGACATCGGTGCGGACGGTTTGGGCGGCGATGTTCTGGGCGGTGCGATGCAGCCAGCCGGAGAGGACCGGGTGATCGGCGAGTTGCCCGGCGCTTTTGGCGAGAGCGACGAAGGCACCTTGCGTGACGTCTTGGGCGAGATGGGAATCGCAGACCATCCGCAGGGCGGCGGAATAGACGAGATCCATGTGGCGGCGGACAAGCTCGGAAAAGGCCGGTTCCGAGCCTTTTTCGGCATAAGCACGCAGCAATTGTGTGTCAGTCTGGTCGTTCACTGTATCTGATAGTAGCCGCTGGCGGGGAAATCGGACAGATGGGAATTATGAATTAAGAAGTATGAATGATGAAAGAGGAGATAAAGCCATAGTGTGCCATCACAGCAACTCCTTCAGCACAGATTTCAGTTCTTGGGCGGAGAAGGTGAGTTTGACGTCACATTTGCGGCATTGATAGGGGACAGTGCCTTTGAGCGAGGTCATGGGGCCTTGGCAGGTTGGGCAATAGACAGAGGTGCGGAAGCCGGTCGGATGTTTTCGGAACAAGGCTCCTCTATGAGGAACAAAAACCGGGGTGGCATCACGAGGTTCGCTTTGATCTGGATGCAATGACTTGTGGATGAAATCATCGGTCACACGGTCTTTTCTGGCGGTTCCCCAGTAGCAGTCGATCCAGCGGATAGTTTCCAGTGCTTCGGTGGTGCCGATGTTGATCAAGGCCTGCACGGAAGTTTTGAAGATGCCGTAGTTGCTGTGGCGCAAAACGGGTTGGATGATGCCGATCAGACGGGGATCATTTGGAACAATCTTGAGAAGAGCCACGATGGTAGGTTCGAAATTAAGTGGTGCGCCGTCCACCCATGGCGCAGTGGCGATAGTGATCAAGTCTTCGACTGCATCGTTCGCCTGCGGCCCCAATTTACCAATACTGACGGCTGCCCAGTAGCCTACGACTGATTCCGGGTCATGCAATGCACGGCGTAATGTCGGCAGATCGGCGATATCGGGACGATAACGGCTGTAAGCGTCAAACGCCTCCATGCGGTGAAAGCGATTAAAGTCATCCAAGACAGCGGCTAGCTGCGCTAAGGAGGGCTTTGGCGGCTTGGCTTTGGGCATGGCAGAACTTCATGGTGCCGATAAGAGGCGGATTAGCAAGGGTGAGGTGCGGTAGCCGCTGGAGGGATGATTTCAAACGAGTGATGAAAACGCAGAGTGCTACGGCGGACGTCGCGGACTGCCGGCTGGAATCCGGCAGCACGGGGCTTAGTGCTACGGCGAACTGTCCCGCTCATCACCCGTTTAAAATTGTACCCTCATTTAGCAGGACTGTCCTTCGTCTCACCGATCGCTTTGCTGAGCATGTTATTGGAGGCCAGCAATGGTCCGAAGAGGAACAAGGGGATGAGTATTTGCCATGGGAATTTGGTAGAGGCCAGGGAGATGCTAAGGATGCCGGGGATGACCATGGCGGCGAGCCAGAGCAGGGTGTTCCACTTCAGCATGCTTTTCTTTTCAGCAGTCGTCATAGGTTGTCCCGGTTGTTTGTTTCACGGTGAATTTGTGGAGCGACTTCTTATCCTATAGTAGCCGCAGGCGAAAAAACAGACAGTGATAATCCTCACCGTCACAAGTGAAGCTATACCTTAATCAACCATGCTGCCCAAAAGCAGAAGACCGCCACCGCCCAGCAGGGTGAGGCAGGAAAACACGATGCCCAAAATGGAGAACAGCTTTTTGCGGTCCTGTTGGAAGAGGCCGCCGATGCCGATGCCCAAGGCCAGAAGATTCATGCCGAGGATTACAAACAAGCCCAGGCCCAGGAATATCGCGACCGGGGAATTCTCATCCATTCCACCGGGACGTGAGGATTCCAAAATGCCTGCTATGACAATCAGGGCGACGAAGGAGATTCCCACCAGCATACTGAGAACGAACGATGCGATGCCAAGCGCGGAATGTTTCTGTTCCCTGTAAACTTCTCCGGTCTGTGCTGTATGATCCATTTCCATGCGCGATTTCCTGTTGTGCTCCTGTGATTGGAATTATTATTGGCTCAGGGAATGGATGTGTCCAGTGTGGTTTTGAAAAAGTAAAGAGAGCAGTCGAAATAGTCCATTTCAGCTTATTTAGAGCGGTTTTAAAATGCTGTGGACGATTGTTGTGTGCTGAGGTCAGGAACTGGCTTCACGGGAAATAAAGAGGGATAGTTTGGGTAGGGAAAATCTTCGGAGAATTCCTCAAAGCCGAACTCATCCCAAAATCAGAGCACCTTCTTCACTGTGGTATGTCAGCTCGCAATCAAGGTGATGAAAAGCATAGTGAAACCGAGTGTAGTTGGTATTGGTCTATACGCGTGCCTTGGAAGGTTTCAATCTTAGGGGGCTGAAACAGATGGCAGGCTCAATTGAAAAGTGAAAAACGTGAATTCTTGATGCTGAAAAATTAGGGCGAAATTGCTGGTTTCGTTCGTTAGTTGCTGGTTTGGAGTGGTTTAGGTGTCTGAAATAAAAGTTATCCACAGTATTCACATGGACAGCCAATGTCCTACCCCCTCGGGTAAGGTGCGAGGTATGAAGGTCGAAGTAGGAGGAAAAAGGGGAGTCGACTAAGAGGCGAGTGGGGCAGACGAAGCAAGGAGGGAAAGGTCGTCAGTGAGAGGAGTGAAAGAGGAGGTTTGCTCCTCTCGCTGATGATCGGGGACCGGTTGCACCGGTGGGCCGATAATGAAGGAGGCGTATTGAACATCGAAAGAGGGAGTGGTGACTAAGAGTGGGAAATCTAAGATGATCTCGAAGCAAGGGCAGAAGAAGGGCGATTTTGAAAAATCAGTAGTTTTGCTGAACTGGCCGAAGAAACTGTCGATAGGAGAGTTAGCATTGGGAATTGAGGGAAAATGGATGAAGCAAAAAAACCGTCATTTTCTGCAAGTTTTCGGTGGATTTGCGGAAGGCTTGCCTTACAGTCCGTCTCGGGCGGACGAAGCCCGTTGTCGGCGGAAACCATCCGGCTTCTGTCGTAACTCTTCCAATCCGTCCAGCGGTGCTGGACAAACCACTATTCCGAAAGCACTTTTATAATATGAGTGATGAAGCCATGAATAATTTCACGCCAAGGGCTCAGCAGGTGCTCGCTCTGGCGCGAAAGGAAGCTGACCGGTTTAACCACAACTTTGTGGGCACCGAGCATCTGCTGCTCGGACTCATCAAGTTGGGCCAGGGTGTGGCGGTAAACGTCCTGCAGAAGATGGGGCTCGACCTGGAAACGGTCCGCATGGAAGTGGAGAAGCAGGTGGGAACTGGGCCGGATCAGAAAGTCATCGGCAACATCCCGTATACGCCGCGTGTGAAGAAGGTTTTGTCCCTCGCCGCACGTGAAGCCAAGGCGCTAAATCATACCTACGTAGGCACAGAGCATATACTGCTAGGCCTGCTCCGTGAGGGTGATGGCGTGGCGGCGCGCGTCTTGAAGAATCTCGATGTGGATATCGAGCAGACGCGGCAGGAGATCTTGAAGGAGCTGGATCCGAACTTCAGCGCGCAAGAAGGTGCTGAACCGCCGCAAGGTGCGGGCGGTGGCGAACCTACCGGTGGTCAACCGGAAGGTGCGGGTGCTGGTGGTGGCAAGGGCGACAAGAAGGGCGAGGCGAAGACGCCTGCTCTGAAAGCGTTCGGTCGCGACCTCACAGAGATCGCCCGCAAGGGTGAGATGGACCCGGTCATCGGTCGTAAGAACGAGATCGAGCGCGTGATCCAAATCTTGTGCCGCCGCACGAAGAACAATCCGGTGCTGCTGGGTGAAGCTGGGGTGGGCAAGACGGCCATCGTGGAAGGTCTCGCGCAAGAGATCGCCCGGGGCAATGTGCCGGAGCTGCTGCGCGACAAGCGTGTGATCACGCTGGACTTGGCACTCATGGTCGCTGGCACGAAGTATCGCGGTCAATTCGAGGAACGCATCAAAGCGGTGATGGATGAGATCCGTCGCGCGAAGAACATCCTGCTGTTCATCGATGAGTTGCACACGATCGTGGGTGCTGGCTCTGCCGAAGGCACGATGGATGCCTCGAACATCATCAAGCCGGCCTTGAGCCGTGGTGAGATGCAATGCATCGGTGCCACGACGCTGAACGAGTATCGCAAGTACATCGAGAAGGACGCCGCGCTGGAACGCCGTTTCCAAAACGTGAAGGTGGAAGCGCCTTCCATCGAGGAAGCCATCCAGATATTGAAGGGCCTCCGTCCGAAGTACGAAGAGCATCACAAGGCTGAGTTCACGGACAATTCCGTGGAAGCAGCGGTGAAGCTCTCCGAGCGTTACATCACGGGCCGGTTCCTGCCGGACAAGGCGATCGATCTTTTGGATGAAGCGGGTGCGCGTGCGCGTATCGGTGCCATGACGCGTCCGCCGGATGTGAAGTCCATCGAAGACGAGATCGAAGAGATCAAAGTCTCGAAGGAACGTGCGATCCGTGAACAGGATTTCGAAGGTGCGGCCTCCATGCGTGACAAAGAGAAGCATGCGAAGGAGAAGCTCGAGAACATCCTTACCGAGTGGAAGACGAAGCGCGATGAGAAGCGCGTGGTCGTGGATGAAGATGACATCTTGAACGTTGTCGCCAAGTGGACGGGCATCCCGC is a genomic window containing:
- a CDS encoding sigma-70 family RNA polymerase sigma factor is translated as MNDQTDTQLLRAYAEKGSEPAFSELVRRHMDLVYSAALRMVCDSHLAQDVTQGAFVALAKSAGQLADHPVLSGWLHRTAQNIAAQTVRTDVRRRAREQEASAMKELLSAENDASWEDIAPHLDAALGDLSEPDRDAVMLRYFERKSAKEMAQTLGISDEAAQKRVSRAVDRLRDSFAQRGVKIGASGLVLLITANAVQAAPAGLVLTISASALSSTATATAATTVTTTVTQTIAMTTFQKLAVTTALTATIGALIYEHRQVTDLRNQNTALHEHQVTMQEQLAVLQRERDTATKRQNALLTELAEAKKGQTNNEVLRLRGEVGVLRRDNETIGKKSAINKITSDPATRKMMQSQQKMGMKALFSEFAKKQKLETETSDQFNELLANGIMDNIDLITQSLQDKNSLAEINRIFNAQDKILDDQLLTLLGKEGFEQYQAYSKDLITFISAEQFQANLTGDKEAKTAKKEQFSQLMREETKAALAAAGLPADYQVVPMLNLRNIASEQQTDISLKLLDDIYARVSNRATFLNTEEQEKFTKFRKEAQDNSRAMLLMNRSIMAPIAK
- a CDS encoding ATP-dependent Clp protease ATP-binding subunit produces the protein MSDEAMNNFTPRAQQVLALARKEADRFNHNFVGTEHLLLGLIKLGQGVAVNVLQKMGLDLETVRMEVEKQVGTGPDQKVIGNIPYTPRVKKVLSLAAREAKALNHTYVGTEHILLGLLREGDGVAARVLKNLDVDIEQTRQEILKELDPNFSAQEGAEPPQGAGGGEPTGGQPEGAGAGGGKGDKKGEAKTPALKAFGRDLTEIARKGEMDPVIGRKNEIERVIQILCRRTKNNPVLLGEAGVGKTAIVEGLAQEIARGNVPELLRDKRVITLDLALMVAGTKYRGQFEERIKAVMDEIRRAKNILLFIDELHTIVGAGSAEGTMDASNIIKPALSRGEMQCIGATTLNEYRKYIEKDAALERRFQNVKVEAPSIEEAIQILKGLRPKYEEHHKAEFTDNSVEAAVKLSERYITGRFLPDKAIDLLDEAGARARIGAMTRPPDVKSIEDEIEEIKVSKERAIREQDFEGAASMRDKEKHAKEKLENILTEWKTKRDEKRVVVDEDDILNVVAKWTGIPLKRMEQSEAQRLLNLESELARVVIGQREAVTALCKALRRSRADLKDPKRPIGTFALLGPTGVGKTLLAKSLAEMMFGDAKSLIQLDMSEYMEKFTVSRLIGSPPGYVGFEEGGQLTEQVRRKPYSVVLFDEIEKAHPDVMNMLLQILEEGKLTDSMGRIVDFRNAIILLTSNVGAETIKKQSTMGFGAASDETTYERMREKIVEESKRAFRPEFLNRLDDVIVFRQLGKPDLFEILGLEVKKVMERLKHRNLKLELDDKAKDFLAEKGFDPAYGARPMRRAVERYLEDPLAEELLKGHLTGTEPVQVTVLDGALVFNQKAAAEGALSS